One region of Brassica napus cultivar Da-Ae chromosome A10, Da-Ae, whole genome shotgun sequence genomic DNA includes:
- the LOC106370098 gene encoding uncharacterized protein LOC106370098, translating into MVVDRIQTALGLVRRYGEISMTAIGNNLTQIPGGEDVLGKLSSVGISLKNTHNYQMDLNLWARRNRPPATMMVIDGHEQLRCLAPALYDLEDGGYTILIAYPQPHLATPFPRTFTNQWFWDALLSYKLEPTSTTILVNKCNDYPWSCSVCFVAAPSFEDFTTHLKSVQHEFREWDRHASKYNLDRTNRNNLPFGRSQELDLLLSQDMLRCQEILSQKGRRCGGGFRPQFRSNSQSNSS; encoded by the exons ATGGTGGTTGATAGAATACAAACGGCGCTAGGCCTCGTCCGCCGCTATGGTGAGATCTCCATGACTGCCATTGGCAACAACCTAACACAGATCCCTGGTGGTGAAGATGTCTTGGGGAAGCTCTCTTCCGTTGGAATCTCTCTCAAAAACACTCATA ATTATCAAATGGATTTGAATCTGTGGGCCCGTAGGAATCGTCCTCCGGCTACTATGATGGTCATAGACGGTCATGAGCAACTGAGATGTTTAGCTCCTGCACTTTACGACCTTGAAGATGGTGGATACACAATTCTTATTGCATATCCTCAGCCTCACCTAGCCACACCCTTTCCTCGTACCTTCACTAACCAGTGGTTTTGGGATGCCTTACTCTCATATAAACTGGAGCCAACATCAACAACAATCCTTGTTAACAAGTGCAATGATTATCCCTGGTCTTGCTCAGTATGCTTTGTTGCTGCCCCAAGCTTTGAAGATTTCACCACCCATCTCAAGTCTGTACAACATGAATTTCGT GAATGGGACAGGCATGCTAGTAAATACAACCTTGATCGTACTAACCGTAATAACTTGCCGTTTGGTCGATCACAG GAGTTGGACTTGCTGCTTAGTCAAGATATGCTTAGATGTCAAGAGATTCTTAGTCAAAAGGGCCGGCGATGTGGTGGTGGCTTTAGGCCTCAATTCAGATCTAACAGTCAATCCAACTCAAGTTga
- the LOC125579368 gene encoding glutathione S-transferase T2-like yields the protein MDSTNPYTETGNFVNLLTSQQGCVPPQAFRYDGFSHGGEVGSPQVPVYGEETPPEGRSRKKWGLTEDVVLISAWLNTSKDPVVGNEQRAGAFWKRIAAYFAASPKVQGGEKRESIQCKQRWQKINDLVSKFSGSYEAATRQKTSGMNENDVVKLAHEIFHNDHKLKFNLQHAWEELRFDQKWCEVASSKLDGSRQKRKCDDGAQSESSHATPNDGEPRPPGVKASKRGIGKRTNEGLKDVSEIKSLWAIKEKDLEVKERLSRMGLLETLIAKKEPLSDFEEALKTKLLSEMLGGSV from the exons ATGGATTCAACAAATCCATATACTGAGACCGGCAATTTTGTTAACCTTCTTACAAGTCAACAAGGTTGTGTCCCTCCTCAAGCCTTTCGTTATGATGGTTTCTCGCATGGTGGGGAGGTCGGATCACCACAAGTCCCTGTCTATGGTGAAGAGACACCACCTGAGGGACGATCGAGGAAGAAATGGGGTCTCACCGAGGATGTTGTGCTTATTAGCGCATGGTTGAACACCAGCAAGGACCCTGTTGTTGGCAACGAGCAACGGGCTGGTGCTTTCTGGAAGCGGATAGCTGCTTACTTTGCAGCTAGTCCAAAGGTGCAAGGTGGTGAAAAGCGAGAGTCAATCCAGTGCAAGCAGAGGTGGCAGAAGATAAACGATCTCGTCTCCAAGTTTTCTGGATCCTATGAGGCGGCAACAAGACAGAAGACAAGTGGAATGAATGAGAACGATGTAGTTAAGCTGGCACACGAGATCTTCCACAATGATCACAAGTTGAAATTCAATCTTCAACATGCGTGGGAGGAGCTGCGGTTTGACCAGAAATGGTGTGAAGTAGCTAGTAGTAAGCTTGATGGAAGCAGGCAGAAACGCAAGTGTGACGATGGGGCTCAGTCCGAAAGCTCTCACGCAACCCCCAATGATGGTGAGCCACGTCCTCCTGGTGTTAAGGCATCAAAACGAGGCATTGGTAAGAGAACCAATGAAGGCCTCAAGGATGTCTCAGAGATAAAGAGCTTGTGGGCAATTAAGGAGAAAGATTTGGAAGTGAAAGAAAGATTGTCCAGGATGGGCCTGCTTGAGACTCTCATTGCCAAAAAAGAGCCTCTCTCTGACTTTGAAGAAGCTTTAAAGACGAAGCTTCTTTCAGAAATGTTGG GCGGCTCAGTGTAG
- the LOC106370985 gene encoding uncharacterized protein LOC106370985, which translates to MVSASEEEEEEDGGRIISRQRDTEEEEAAPPYPASLAIISKATSRSRRRLIKGWNRGK; encoded by the coding sequence ATGGTCTCGGCTtccgaggaggaggaggaggaagacggtGGCAGAATAATCAGCCGTCAAAGAGACACGGAGGAGGAAGAAGCTGCACCGCCGTATCCAGCGAGCCTTGCAATCATCTCAAAAGCAACCTCAAGGTCAAGACGGAGGTTGATAAAGGGTTGGAACAGAGGAAAGTAA
- the LOC106370983 gene encoding ankyrin repeat domain-containing protein 13C-like, producing the protein MASVIDVTNYGHSPVHRAVVTRDYAALKKLLSSLPKMRDPSEVKTEAASVSEETKADSIASVIDRRDVINRDTALHLAVKLGDETSAEMLMVAGADWSLQNEQGWSALQEAICGREERIAMIIVKHYQPLAWAKWCRRLPRLVATMHRMRDFYMEITFHFESSVIPFISRVAPSDTYKIWKRGANLRADMTLAGFDGFRIQRSDQTILFLGDGSEDGKVPSGSLLMISHKDKEIMNALDGAGSPASEDEVRGEVAAMSKTSIFRPGIDVTQAVLFPQLTWRRQERSEMVGEWKAKVYDMHNVVVSIKSRRVPGAMSDEELFSNNNNQENETESEDLGDVLTEDERKQLELALKVDSPEGGSCNTPHVDRDIPIMDGNGYCNKQEKKGWFGGWRKRDEGHSKRSSVPPRSSLCVDEKKVSDLLEDDGRRQVKPGRHSTADTLTRDSSSKASTSEGSGSSTSKRKEGSSSSSSSRENEYKKGLRPVLWLSERFPLQTKELLPLLDILANKVKAIRRLRELMTTKLPSGTFPVKVAIPVIPTIRVLVTFTKFEELEAIEDEFVTPPSSPTTSNFRNSPREETQFSSSSSSSWFQWIKTPSQRPSASFSSGGVSIGKAENDQDPFAIPRGYNWITSEEKKKKIQEKNKAKKSKSAQHS; encoded by the exons ATGGCAAGCGTCATCGATGTTACCAACTACGGTCACAGTCCCGTTCACCGCGCCGTCGTCACTCGTGACTACGCCGCTCTCAAGAAGCTGCTCTCCTCTCTCCCCAAGATGCGCGACCCTTCCGAGGTCAAAACCGAAGCAGCTTCCGTATCCGAAGAGACCAAAGCCGACTCCATCGCTTCCGTTATAGACAGACGCGACGTAATCAACCGAGACACTGCTCTTCACTTAGCTGTCAAACTCGGCGACGAGACATCCGCGGAGATGCTAATGGTTGCTGGAGCTGACTGGAGTCTCCAGAACGAGCAAGGGTGGAGCGCGTTGCAAGAAGCTATCTGCGGGAGAGAGGAGAGGATTGCGATGATTATTGTAAAGCATTATCAGCCTCTTGCGTGGGCCAAATGGTGCAGGAGGTTGCCGAGGCTTGTGGCTACGATGCATAGGATGAGAGACTTCTACATGGAGATCACTTTCCACTTCGAGAGCTCGGTGATACCGTTTATATCTAGAGTGGCGCCTTCTGATACTTACAAGATATGGAAGAGAGGTGCAAACTTAAGAGCTGATATGACGTTAGCTGGATTTGATGGTTTCAGGATTCAGAGATCGGACCAGACTATACTTTTCCTTGGGGACGGGTCTGAAGATGGGAAAGTTCCTTCTGGTTCTCTGCTTATGATATCGCATAAAGATAAGGAGATTATGAATGCATTGGACGGTGCTGGCTCTCCTGCTTCTGAAGATGAGGTCCGTGGAGAAGTGGCTGCGATGTCGAAAACTAGTATATTCAGGCCGGGGATCGATGTGACGCAAGCGGTTTTGTTTCCGCAGTTGACGTGGAGGCGGCAGGAGAGGAGTGAGATGGTTGGGGAGTGGAAAGCTAAAGTGTACGATATGCACAATGTGGTTGTTAGTATCAAGTCGAGGAGAGTCCCCGGCGCGATGAGTGATGAGGAGCTTTTCTCTAACAACAATAATCAAGAGAATGAAACTGAGAGCGAGGATCTTGGAGATGTGTTGACAGAAGATGAGAGGAAGCAGCTTGAGTTAGCACTCAAGGTGGATTCACCAGAAGGAGGGTCTTGTAACACTCCTCATGTGGACCGGGACATTCCTATAATGGATGGGAATGGGTATTGCAACAAACAGGAGAAGAAAGGATGGTTTGGTGGGTGGAGGAAACGAGATGAAGGTCACAGCAAACGGAGTAGCGTTCCTCCGAGAAGTTCGCTTTGTGTTGATGAGAAGAAAGTAAGTGATCTTCTTGAGGACGATGGGAGGAGACAGGTAAAACCTGGAAGACACTCAACTGCTGATACTCTTACTAGAGATTCTTCGTCTAAAGCTTCAACATCAGAAGGAAGTGGGAGTAGTACTAGTAAGAGAAAGGAaggtagtagtagtagtagtagtagcagAGAGAACGAGTACAAGAAAGGACTTAGACCAGTCCTTTGGCTGTCTGAGAGATTCCCATTACAGACAAAGGAGCTTCTTCCGCTTCTTGATATCCTCGCAAACAAAGTCAAAGCTATTCGGCGGTTAAGGGAGCTTATGACCACTAAGCTACCATCCGGAACATTCCCTGTCAAG GTGGCTATTCCGGTGATCCCTACGATCAGAGTACTCGTTACATTCACAAAGTTTGAAGAGCTAGAAGCTATTGAAGATGAGTTTGTGACGCCACCATCAAGCCCTACTACTTCTAACTTCAGGAACAGTCCTAGAGAGGAAACACAGTTCTCATCAAGCTCATCGTCCTCATGGTTTCAATGGATCAAAACACCTAGCCAACGTCCATCAGCaagctttagttctggaggggTTAGTATTGGTAAAGCTGAGAACGATCAAGACCCATTTGCAATTCCAAGGGGATACAACTGGATCACATctgaagagaagaaaaagaagattcaAGAGAAGAATAAAGCCAAGAAGAGCAAGTCAGCTCAGCACAGCTGA
- the LOC106370977 gene encoding zinc finger CCCH domain-containing protein 13 — protein sequence MENTDIDMVISIPDTPDRPVRRESNKRPRSPEAPGRFQRGEHRHHPNGRARPASDTQAEHGHGHRSRASGSNALFRRTAVEKDKGKSICIDQRNGHPNALFTSEGVRESRPSDDGSSANKGKGIVVECGSVSNRERIDLSSERKPVRGTRRLVRNGCISPHAIAARTRQAAADDTNSKDRVSLEQELALEAASSIDIREIVSDNHSRGRSRGKRPEIPSSRVASREASEGWVSTRSRSLNIDHEVDRRDESDTRGACSFVSGLDVLESGAVDREARPQRRRKNGVTPSRYEPQASVIGSSGEPSSSRPRNYQRQGRQVLEIEDSSPEVRVSRAPRRVENDESDDVKARQIEADALMARELQEQMYAESTIRNEQMDETIARMMEQEENSRRPSSRASTRNTRSSNTIAADPGGSSRVEERPQQHSSRRRMNPPQARAAVRAPRRPAPHLGRAHASRHGPMHFNFPSGMDVELRMDFLENLENVIGHSFNNSNLLHMDRDFTEDDYELLLALDENNHQHGGASTSRINNLPESTVQTDNFEETCVICLETPTIGDTIRHLPCFHKFHKDCIDPWLGRSKACPVCKFSVT from the exons ATGGAAAACACTGACATTGACATGGTAATCAGCATACCTGACACACCTGATAGACCTGTACGCCGTGAGTCTAACAAGAGACCACGTTCTCCAGAAGCACCGGGTAGATTCCAAAGAGGAGAGCACCGTCATCACCCCAACGGCAGAGCCAGACCAGCTTCTGATACACAAGCTGAGCACGGACATGGACATCGCTCTCGTGCTTCTGGAAGCAATGCTTTGTTTAGGAGAACCGCTGTTGAGAAGGATAAAGGCAAGTCTATCTGCATTGATCAACGTAATGGACATCCTAATGCTCTGTTTACATCTGAAGGTGTGAGAGAATCACGGCCAAGTGATGATGGTTCTTCTGCTAATAAGGGTAAAGGGATAGTAGTAGAGTGTGGCTCTGTTTCTAATAGAGAAAGGATTGACCTTTCCAGTGAGAGAAAACCCGTTAGAGGCACTAGAAGGCTGGTGAGAAACGGCTGCATATCTCCACATGCAATAGCAGCTAGGACTAGACAAGCTGCTGCTGATGATACCAATTCTAAGGATAGAGTTAGTCTTGAACAGGAGTTAGCTCTTGAAGCTGCGTCTTCGATTGACATTAGGGAGATTGTTTCTGATAATCATAGTCGCGGAAGGTCTAGAGGAAAAAGACCAGAGATTCCCTCAAGCAG GGTGGCTAGTAGAGAGGCCTCGGAGGGATGGGTTAGTACGCGCAGCCGGAGTTTAAATATCGACCATGAAGTGGATCGGAGGGATGAGAGTGACACACGTGGAGCTTGTAGTTTCGTTTCAGGACTTGATGTTCTGGAAAGCGGTGCAGTTGACAGAGAGGCTAGACCACAGCGGCGACGGAAAAATGGAGTTACTCCTTCGAGGTATGAGCCACAGGCTTCTGTCATTGGATCTTCTGGGGAACCATCTAGCTCAAGGCCGCGCAATTATCAAAGACAAGGCAGACAAGTGTTGGAAATTGAAGATTCATCTCCTGAAGTAAGGGTCTCCCGAGCTCCTAGACGTGTTGAAAACGATGAATCTGATGATGTGAAAGCAAGACAGATAGAAGCAGATGCGCTGATGGCTCGTGAACTGCAAGAACAGATGTACGCAGAATCGACAATTAGAAACGAGCAG ATGGACGAAACCATAGCCAGGATGATGGAACAAGAGGAGAACTCTCGCCGTCCTTCTAGCCGTGCTTCTACTCGTAACACCAGAAGCTCTAATACC ATTGCAGCAGATCCAGGTGGGAGTAGTCGCGTGGAAGAACGACCGCAGCAACATTCTTCTCGGAGGCGAATGAATCCTCCACAGGCTCGTGCTGCTGTTAGAGCACCACGACGGCCAGCTCCGCATTTAGGCCGTGCACATGCATCACGACACGGACCTATGCATTTCAATTTTCCAAGCGGCATGGACGTTGAGTTG aGAATGGACTTTCTGGAGAATCTGGAGAATGTTATTGGACACAGCTTCAACAACAGTAATCTTCTTCACATGGATCGTGACTTTACCGA AGATGATTACGAGTTGTTGCTAGCTCTTGATGAAAATAACCATCAACATGGGGGTGCTTCTACTAGTCGCATTAACAACTTGCCAGAGTCCACAGTTCAG ACCGATAATTTTGAAGAAACATGTGTTATTTGTCTGGAGACGCCGACGATTGGAGACACTATCCGTCATCTGCCTTGTTTCCACAAATTCCACAAAGAT TGCATTGATCCATGGCTTGGACGGAGTAAAGCATGCCCGGTTTGCAAATTCTCTGTCACTTAA
- the LOC106370981 gene encoding glycine-rich protein 23-like — translation MGLISGKACVFVMVFALVTDFTVGETEFGDEKPLFPHPRPLLHKGGIHKKGFKKDFGGFGGGGISGGGGFGAGGGSGWIGGGIGGFSGQIGGGFGKGGGAGAGGGGFGGGGGFGGGTGGAGEVGGGNGGGKGAGVGGSGIGGSDGVGAGGGTGGGTGAGVGGSGVGGVGPGSGAGALGGAGGGTGGGIGGGASGGH, via the coding sequence ATGGGTTTAATCTCTGGTAAAGCGTGTGTGTTTGTTATGGTATTTGCTTTGGTCACAGATTTTACTGTGGGAGAAACAGAGTTTGGGGATGAGAAGCCCTTGTTTCCTCACCCTCGTCCGTTGCTCCACAAAGGTGGCATCCACAAGAAGGGCTTTAAGAAAGATTTCGGCGGTTTTGGCGGTGGTGGTATAAGTGGTGGAGGTGGCTTTGGAGCAGGAGGTGGTAGCGGTTGGATTGGAGGCGGAATTGGTGGCTTTAGTGGACAGATAGGCGGTGGATTTGGTAAGGGTGGCGGAGCTGGAGCGGGAGGAGGAGGCTTTGGCGGTGGTGGAGGATTTGGTGGTGGTACCGGTGGAGCTGGAGAAGTTGGTGGTGGTAACGGTGGAGGAAAAGGAGCTGGAGTTGGCGGCAGTGGTATTGGTGGTAGTGATGGTGTGGGAGCTGGCGGTGGTACCGGTGGAGGAACTGGAGCAGGAGTTGGCGGCAGTGGTGTTGGTGGTGTGGGACCTGGCAGTGGTGCTGGTGCCTTGGGAGGAGCCGGCGGTGGAACTGGTGGAGGAATAGGCGGAGGCGCCAGTGGAGGTCACTGA
- the LOC106370979 gene encoding LOW QUALITY PROTEIN: TBC domain-containing protein C1952.17c (The sequence of the model RefSeq protein was modified relative to this genomic sequence to represent the inferred CDS: deleted 1 base in 1 codon; substituted 1 base at 1 genomic stop codon), translating to MVRKKVPEWLNSTMWSAHPPPSSFNDDDGLLLHSPATKMKEEEESESISFASRLNFALPVPSPSPRQRNNDSNIISGVVPSGEDFSRQAHLSAELSKKMINMKELRSLALQSLPDSTGIRSTVWKLLLGYLPPERSLWSSELKQKRSQYKHYKDELLTSPSEITWRLVRSKGFDNYELKTGSRCMLSRSRITDEDHPLSLRKASIWNTYFQDTETIEQIDKDVKRTHPDIPFFSAGSSFARSNQESMKNILLVFAKLNQGIRYVQGMNQILAPIFXILRNDPDEDSSSHAEADAFFCFVELLSGFRDFYCQQLDNSVVGIRSAITRLSQLVRKHDEELWRHLEITTKVNPQFYAFRWITLLLTQEFSFFDSLHIWDPLLSDPEGPLESLLGICCAMLVLVRKRLIAGDFTSNMKLLQHYPTTNISHLLSVANKLRSKLLI from the exons ATGGTGAGGAAAAAGGTGCCGGAGTGGTTGAATAGCACCATGTGGTCTGCACATCCTCCGCCGTCGTCTTTCAACGACGACGATGGTCTCCTCCTCCATTCCCCCGCCACCAAAATGAAGGAGGAGGAAGAGTCGGAATCGATTTCCTTCGCTTCCAGGCTCAATTTTGCTCTTCCCGTTCCATCACCGTCTCCTAGACAGAGGAACAACGATAGCAATATCATCTCCGGCGTTGTTCCGTCCGGCGAGGACTTCTCCCGCCAAGCTCATCTCTCAGCGGAG TTATCGAAAAAGATGATCAATATGAAGGAGTTGAGGAGTCTCGCTTTGCAAAGTTTACCTGATTCTACTGGAATCCGTTCTACTGTTTGGAAG CTTTTGCTTGGATACTTGCCACCTGAACGTTCACTCTGGTCAAGTGAACTGAAACAAAAGAGATCACAGTACAAACACTATAAGGATGAGCTTCTCACCAGTCCT TCAGAAATCACATGGAGATTGGTGAGGTCAAAGGGATTTGATAATTATGAGTTGAAGACTGGAAGCCGATGCATGCTTTCTCGATCCAGGATTACTGACGAGGACCATCCTTTGAGCCTACGCAAGGCCAGCATCTGGAATACATACTTCCAG GATACTGAGACAATCGAACAAATAGATAAAGATGTCAAGCGTACACATCCAGACATACCATTTTTCTCTGCTGGATCATCCTTTGCACGTTCTAACCAG GAGTCTATGAAGAATATATTGCTTGTGTTTGCCAAGTTAAATCAAGGCATCAGATATGTTCAAGGGATGAACCAAATTTTGGCAcctatcttttaaattttacgTAACGATCCTGATGAGGATAGTTCA TCCCATGCTGAAGCTGATGCGTTCTTCTGCTTTGTTGAACTGTTGAGTGGATTTAGAGACTTCTACTGTCAA CAACTTGACAATAGTGTGGTTGGAATCCGGTCTGCAATAACAAGGCTCTCGCAACTTGTTAGGAAGCATGATGAGGAACTTTGGCGTCATTTAGAGATCACCACCAAA GTAAACCCACAGTTCTATGCATTTAGGTGGATCACTCTCCTCCTTACACAAGAGTTTAGCTTCTTTGACTCTCTTCACATATGGGATCCACTCTTAAGCGACCCCGAAGGTCCTCTG GAAAGCTTACTGGGGATATGTTGTGCGATGCTGGTACTGGTGAGGAAGAGGTTGATCGCTGGAGATTTCACATCGAATATGAAATTACTTCAACATTATCCAACTACCAACATCAGCCATCTCTTGTCTGTAGCTAATAAACTTCGCTCCAAATTGTTAATTTAa
- the LOC106425937 gene encoding translocase of chloroplast 132, chloroplastic-like, whose amino-acid sequence MRSKRSDGGLLQKTLPSPAQPPSENQRTAAEEQRRNEKIVRFTELSRGICTGSKGMKDRPIRCMTSSGTSEGRGDQKESGSLVLRRRSDMEEKKLADRVSDEQVKIIELMVSDVDARDTEDEVFEEAIDSSKPESFQADDGLHEDLPSEEVKVPEVNGESHGEANLQQLTTGEAVPGFVTSQMNGDEGEAGAGNVSETATLSFSENGIVSPEKKAVLLSFGSEKEEKKLGDDRIIHDQVENNILLVSDVVFVEAIVGFQADDGLHEDLPSKATHEHSMDDLEEENSNDKEVKDSKVSGETHGEANLQHITEGEAAPGFVTSKMNGDEGESGAEQDAL is encoded by the exons ATGAGATCTAAACGCAGCGATGGAGGTCTGCTGCAGAAAACCTTGCCGTCGCCGGCTCAACCTCCGTCTGAGAACCAGAGAACCGCGGCGGAGGAACAAAGGAGAAACGAGAAGATCGTGAGATTCACAGAACTGAGCCGTGGTATCTGCACGGGTTCTAAGGGAATGAAGGATCGGCCGATACGATGCATGACGTCTTCAGGAACGTCAGAAGGAAGAGGAGATCAGAAGGAATCTGGTTCTCTGGTTCTCAGACGGAG GTCAGATATGGAAGAGAAGAAGCTTGCAGATAGAGTCAGCGATGAGCAAGTAAAGATAATTGAATTGATGGTTTCTGATGTTGATGCGAGGGATACCGAAGATGAGGTCTTTGAGGAAGCTATCGACAGTTCGAAGCCTGAATCTTTCCAAGCCGATGATGGGTTACACGAGGATTTGCCTTCAGAGGAAGTGAAAGTGCCAGAGGTTAATGGAGAGAGCCATGGTGAGGCAAACCTGCAACAACTAACTACGGGAGAGGCTGTACCAGGTTTTGTGACTTCCCAAATGAATGGTGATGAAGGGGAAGCAGGTGCAGGGAATGTCAGCGAGACAGCTacactttctttttctgaaaatGGAATCGTCTCCCCTGAGAAGAAAGCTGTTCTCCTCTCTTTCGG GtcagagaaggaagagaagaagcttgGAGACGATAGAATCATCCATGACCAAGTAGAGAACAATATATtactggtttctgatgttgtctTTGTGGAAGCTATTGTCGGTTTCCAAGCCGATGATGGGTtgcacgaggatttaccttcaAAGGCAACTCATGAACATTCCATGGATGATCTGGAAGAAGAGAATAGCAATGACAAGGAAGTGAAAGATTCCAAGGTTAGTGGAGAGACCCATGGTGAGGCAAACCTGCAACATATAACTGAGGGAGAGGCTGCACCAGGTTTTGTGACTTCCAAAATGAATGGTGACGAGGGGGAATCAGGTGCAGAGCAGGATGCTTTATAA